The following are from one region of the Epinephelus fuscoguttatus linkage group LG11, E.fuscoguttatus.final_Chr_v1 genome:
- the emilin1a gene encoding EMILIN-1a, translated as METVFYLLAFLLARVSWGLGYAESSVQSGQRAASRHRNWCAYVVTRTVSCVMEDGVETYIKPDYQRCTWGQCPRVAYRTYRRPRYKVAYKMVTEMEWKCCHGYSGEDCHDGPKVTTDTQVNGGRPRVTQTGYNTGGGQRGEGDSERIRQLEDTISGLTKDLHNMQTTIHSMNQRLPGLNGAVVPADSAQPQMKETINNIQTKLDHLYNRTQVHDQTLLNINNHLVNGGGNELDGVVRGGIGGNQLNTLKEEILTELETRVTLSCSACQAGVEDLRRQQQEDRERIQALEKLVNSMDQHLRQSLDISHSETQRSQACCNTVTKLEKRMSDLEVRVTSTANKCDTIKGRLDKELAGTGGGKGRVTEDRLNGRLRELEKKVNNTMRKTEQRCTNTGNNVKDNVQRDVTQLRNMVLSRLDDNSFKIGKIELDVSVLGDTVTDHSRRLSQMENITTYLDRRLTSIANICNETCGANGKVQKTDDTVKTLEWRVVANEEEIQKFNTKLDDLSVSGDSLIDRVISLTDDVKKIIAVTGENGENFNRIVTEVETLGRDFEDCSICSSVEEDLRLLTNSTMSGLSKCQTELTDLRRKVNSEESVCSQVCSNLQEEVGRLREDVEECTGQCKVNINDLKKRLDSHGVHSGRLGGDLKSIQGELAGVMVTFNSINDTLKGLGRTIQTHGNTLTDLTNTKDNIISEVDNLQKELTDHVDDSKIRFGSLGKEIKIIRSNYVTEIGECRRSSDGLDRRLSKLEEVCTRLDSFSDSLERIKEGLNRHVSGLWSCVNGLNVTVMSQGDLIDDIQNVQLENVHSDIHRLNSSVVDLVKEFHSFIEQDFMGPPGLPGPQGERGERGAQGPVGPQGRVGLPGREGKQGPAGPPGLRGEQGLAGSDAHVPRLSFSAALTRPMRIAGTIVFNEVFVNENNVYNPRTGYFTAPVSGKYFFSGILTGHKNMKIEAVLSKSNTGVARVDSAGYQPEGLEKPMAEAKHIPGALAVFNIILPLEAGDTVCIDLVTGKLAYSSEPLTIFSGMLLYETI; from the exons GAACTGGTGTGCTTACGTGGTGACACGCACTGTGAGCTGTGTGATGGAGGATGGGGTGGAAACGTACATCAAACCGGACTATCAGCGGTGTACCTGGGGCCAGTGTCCTCGAGTTGC CTACCGGACATACAGGAGGCCAAGGTACAAGGTAGCTTACAAAATGGTGACAGAAATGGAGTGGaagtgttgccatggttactCTGGGGAAGACTGCCACGATGGGCCGAAGGTAACCACTGACACTCAGGTCAATGGAGGGCGACCCCGCGTCACGCAGACGGGCTACAACACAGGTGgcggacagagaggagaag GTGACAGTGAGAGGATCAGACAGCTGGAGGATACGATCAGCGGTCTGACTAAAGACCTCCACAACATGCAGACCACCATCCACAGCATGAACCAGAGGCT GCCTGGTCTGAATGGGGCAGTGGTCCCTGCTGATTCAGCTCAGCCACAGATGAAGGAAAccatcaacaacatccagaccAAGCTGGACCATCTCTACAACAGAACACAG GTCCATGACCAGACCCTGCTTAACATCAACAACCACCTGGTGAACGGAGGAGGCAATGAACTGGATGGAGTGGTCAGAGGAGGAATTGGGGGAAACCAGCTGAACACCCTGAAGGAGGAGATACTGACGGAGCTGGAGACAAGGGTGACTCTGTCCTGCTCTGCCTGTCAG GCTGGTGTGGAGGACCTGAGGCGCCAGCAGCAAGAGGACAGGGAGCGGATCCAAGCCCTGGAGAAACTGGTCAACTCCATGGACCAACACTTGAGGCAGAGCCTGGACATCTCCCACAGTGAGACTCAACGCTCCCAGGCCTGCTGCAACACAGTCACTAAGCTGGAGAAAAGGATGTCTGATCTGGAGGTCCGTGTCACCTCCACTGCTAACAAATGTGACACTATTAAAGGACGACTGGATAAGGAGCTAGCAGGGACAGGTGGAGGAAAGGGAAGAGTGACAGAGGACAGATTGAATGGCAGACTGAGAGAATTGGAGAAGAAGGTGAATAACACAATGAGGAAGACAGAGCAGCGGTGTACAAACACAGGGAACAATGTGAAAGACAATGTCCAGAGAGACGTTACACAGCTGCGCAACATGGTCCTCAGTCGGCTGGATGATAACAGCTTCAAGATCGGCAAGATAGAACTGGACGTGTCTGTTCTGGGAGATACAGTCACTGACCACAGCCGGCGTTTAAGTCAGATGGAGAACATCACAACGTACCTGGACAGAAGGCTAACATCAATCGCAAACATCTGCAATGAGACCTGTGGGGCTAACGGAAAAGTCCAGAAGACTGACGACACTGTGAAAACCTTAGAGTGGAGAGTTGTGGCTAATGAAGAGGAGATTCAGAAGTTCAACACCAAGTTAGACGATCTGTCAGTTTCAGGGGACTCGCTGATTGACAGAGTGATCAGCTTAACAGACGATGTCAAAAAGATAATAGCTGTGACGGGGGAGAACGGCGAAAATTTCAACCGGATTGTCACAGAGGTTGAAACATTGGGCCGTGATTTTGAGGACTGTTCTATTTGTAGCAGTGTGGAGGAGGATTTGCGCTTGCTCACCAACTCCACTATGAGCGGCCTCAGCAAGTGCCAGACAGAACTTACAGATCTACGGAGAAAGGTCAACTCAGAAGAATCTGTCTGTTCTCAGGTGTGCTCCAACCTTCAGGAGGAGGTAGGACGACTCAGAGAGGATGTGGAGGAGTGTACTGGACAATGTAAAGTCAACATCAATGATCTGAAGAAACGCCTGGACAGTCATGGTGTCCATAGTGGAAGATTAGGTGGGGATCTGAAGTCCATCCAAGGAGAGCTGGCTGGGGTCATGGTCACATTTAACTCTATCAATGACACTCTGAAGGGCCTGGGAAGGACTATACAGACGCATGGGAACACACTGACTGATCTGACCAACACCAAGGACAACATAATTTCTGAG GTGGACAATTTGCAGAAGGAGCTGACAGATCATGTTGATGACTCCAAGATTCGATTTGGCAGTCTGGGCAAAGAGATCAAAATAATTAGGAGCAACTATGTGACGGAGATCGGGGAGTGCCGGCGGTCCAGCGATGGTCTGGACAGAAGACTTTCTAAGCTGGAGGAAGTATGCACACGCTTGGACTCTTTTTCAGACAGCCTGGAGAGGATCAAGGAGGGTCTGAACCGACATGTGTCTGGGCTGTGGAGCTGTGTTAATGGACTCAATGTCACGGTAATGTCTCAAGGAGATCTTATCGATGATATCCAGAACGTCCAGCTGGAGAATGTCCACTCCGACATACACAGACTGAACTCTTCAGTGGTGGACTTGGTCAAGGAGTTCCACAGTTTCATAGAGCAGGACTTCATGG GTCCACCTGGTCTCCCGGGCCCTCAAGGAGAGAGAGGCGAGCGCGGAGCCCAGGGTCCTGTAGGACCCCAAGGGAGGGTAGGACTCCCAGGCAGAGAGGGCAAGCAGGGACCAGCTGGACCCCCAG GTCTCAGAGGCGAACAGG GTCTTGCAGGATCTGATGCACACGTTCCACGCCTTTCTTTCTCTGCGGCACTGACCCGTCCAATGAGAATCGCAGGAACCATAGTGTTCAATGAGGTCTTTGTCAATGAAAATAATGTCTACAATCCCAGAACAG GGTATTTCACAGCTCCAGTGAGTGGGAAGTACTTCTTCAGTGGCATCCTTACGGGCCATAAGAACATGAAGATTGAGGCTGTGTTGTCCAAGTCCAACACTGGTGTGGCCCGAGTGGACTCAGCTGGGTATCAGCCTGAAGGCCTGGAGAAGCCCATGGCAGAGGCCAAACACATCCCTGGGGCTCTGGCTGTCTTCAACATCATCCTGCCCTTGGAGGCAGGGGATACAGTCTGCATCGACCTTGTCACTGGCAAACTGGCCTACTCCTCTGAACCCTTGACCATCTTCAGTGGCATGCTGCTGTACGAGACCATCTGA